TCAGTCTTTCTTTCTGCAACGTAACATTCTCAAATCCACTGTTGCGGATAAAATGAAGATATGTTTCTTTTTGAACAGCTCCTGAAACACAGCCTGCATACATTTCAGCAGTCTTCAAAAGTTTTTCAGGTAAGACTCCAACCAATACAATATCGGAAATGCTGAAATGACCACCTGGTTTTAATACACGGAAAATTTCTGCAAATGCTTTTTCCTTATCAGGAACAAGGTTAAGCACACAATTGCTCACAACCACATCTGCTACATTGGAAGTAACCGGCAAGTGTTCAATTTCTCCAAGCCGGAATTCTACGTTGTGGAAGCCAAGATTTTCAGCATTTGTTCTTGCACGTTCAATCATAGCGGTGGTCATATCGATACCAATTACTTTTCCTGTTTCACCGGTTTCTGCACGGGCCACAAAGCAATCATTGCCCGCACCTGAACCAAGGTCAATTACAACATCGCCCTTTTTAATTTTAGCAAACTGTGTTGGAAGTCCGCAACCAAGGCCAAGATCAGCATCGGGATTATAGCCCTTGAGCTGGCTGTAATCTTCTGCCATAATGTTGTACACTTCACCGGAGCATCCGGTGGCACCGCAGCAGGAGGATGCATTTACTGTTTTCTCCTGCGTCGCAATTTCGCTATAGGTTTTTTTTACCTGTTGTTTTAATTTTTCATTTGTTTCCATGGTGAAAATTATTTTATGTTGAAGTAAGTGAAAAAATCAGCAGCAGCGTTCATTCATTGCTTTTGCTTTATTGAAGAAGGAATTGAAGCTTTCAGAAAATTTGTTGAATGTTTTCCAGTTGATGCAATAGCATGATTTCGGACCATCTACTGTGCCTTCGATTAAACCTGCATTCAGCAATTCTTTAAGGTGCTGTGAAACAGTAGACTGCGCCAGAGGCAACACTTCTACTATTTCTCCGCAGATGCAGGTGTTGTGTGTGGCAATGGTCTTGAGAATGGCAATTCGGGCAGGATGGCTTAATGCCTTCGCGAATGCGGCCAGTTCATTTTCTTTCAAAGAGAAGGCATCTTTTTTGTGTGTGGCCATTTTATTTATTGTTTATCGCAAATGTACGATAAATAAAATTACAAACAAGATACGTGGAAAATATTTTTGGCATAATTGAAAGGAGGCTCATGGTGAAGCATGAGTTACACTGTATTACCAGTCTTTCGTGTTTTTCTTTTTTTGCTGGAGCTTCTTAGGTAGTTGTTGCATGGTTTTATTTTCGGCGGCATTTAGTTCATCCAGTAAGCGGCGTTGTTCTTCAGGTGTAAGTTGTTGCGCAGGTGGTGGCTGAAATATTTCCTTTGGCTTTTGTGCTGCAGACTTATCTGAGACTTGCTTAGTTGCCAGTAATGCATTCACCAATGTGAGATTGTAACGTGCATCTTCATCGCGTGGATTTAGCCGAAGGGTATTTTTGTAAGCTGCCAGCGCGGCGGCATAATTTTTTTGTTCAAAATAACTGTTTCCTGCATTGTAACTGGACGCTGCTTTTAAAGATGTTTCCACATTTGCATCTGCAAGCTGCCTGAATTGCTGAATGGCTTCCCGATATTTCTTTTGCTGAAAAAGTGCATTTCCGAGATTGAATTGAATTTGAGGAAATTGATGGGCTGCATCATTTTCCATTGCCTGTTGATACAAATGCTGTGCTTCAGAGAAATTGCCTGCATTGTATGCGGTATTTCCTTTGTAAATAAATTGCTCCGCAGTTTGTGATTGAACAGGATGTGAAAACATTATGAACAAAGATAACTGCAACAAAAAAGGGTAACAATTTTTCAGATTTATCTTCATAAAGGTTTTCGTTTTCTAAACCAGGTTATTTTTTTGTTGCTGATCAGCAAATCAATGAAGAGTAAGAGCAAAGCAGGAAGCAGCAACCATTGAAACTTAGATTCATATTGTACCAGTAACTGTTCATCAAATTTATTTTTGTTGATGGCATCCAGGTGAAGCACCATCTTACGTACTGCTTCATTGTCTCTTGAAGTCAGCTTGACAAAAATGCCATTGCTGCTTTTCGCGATCGCATTTAGTACTTCCGGATTGAACCTGGTGATTACCAAATTTCCCTGTTCATCCTTCTTTTCTGTTGTTATTCCATTTTCGGTAACCGGAATAGTCGTTCCGCTTTCACTGCCAATGCCTGCGGTGCAAACAACTATTTGGTTTTTTTCAACGGTCTCCATTGCCTGTTTCAGCGCTTCTTCCTGATCTTCTCCATCGCTGATCAACACTATGGCGCGATAGTGTTGCAGATTTTCCGGAAGTGCCTGAATGCCTTCCTGCAAAGCTGCACCAATATCACTTCCCTGTTCAGGCACAGCATCAGTTGTGATGGTGTTGAGTAATAATTGTGCAGCGCTGTGATCAATGGTAAGAGGTGTTTGCAGAACGGGAACGGCGGCAAAGGTGATAAGAGCGATACGTGCTTCCGGCATTTGCTCAATCAGTTGCGCTGCAAATTTTTTAGCAACTTCTAACCTGTCAGGTTTTGCATCGGTTGCCAGCATGCTGTTGGAAACGTCGAGCACAATGGCAAGGTCAATACCTTCGTGATGAATGGTACGACTGGAGCTTCCCGATTGAAGATTGGCAAGCCCGAAGATGATGAGCGCAAATGCAGTGAGTTGTAAACTGAGCTTCAGTACAGGGCGAATAATGCTGTTGCCGGGAATTAATTGTGTCACCAATTCCTGTTCTCCGAACTGCAGCAAAACCTTATTCCTCCAGTTTCGGTAACGTATAAAGAATAAAACCGCTACCGGAATCAGCAGCAATGCAAAGAGATAATATGGTTGGGTAATTTCCATCAAGGTGCTGTCCGGAAATAAGTGTAACGCAATATTATTTCTGCCACTAGTGCAATCGCTGCAATGATTGCAAGCAGTAAAAATTGGTCAGTGTAACGGTTAAAAGTGGTTACATCTACTTTGGTTTTTTCCAGTGCATCAATTTGATGGTAAATCTGTTGAAGTGATTTCTCATTACCGGCACGGAAATATTTTCCTCCTGTAATTTCAGCAATCTGTAACAAGGTTGTTTCTGCAGTAGGACCACCGATGGCTATGTAGGTGCTGTCATGTGTGGTAGCCGGTTTATTTTCTGAAGCAAGTGAAAAAATGCCAATGCAATAGGTGTGTATGTTCAATGATTTTACCAATTGCGCAGCCTCAAGTGGTTTAACGGTTCCTGCATTGTTTTCGCCATCCGTTACGAGGATAATAATTTTTTCGGGGGAGGTGCTTTCCATCAGGCGATTGGCTGCCGTTCCCAATCCCAAACCGATCGCTGTTCCGTCTTCAACTGATCCTGTTTTTACGGTAGTAATAATCTGTTGCAATGCATTGTGATCAATGGTAACCGGGCAGCCGGTATAGGCTTCACCTGCAAAAAACACAACGCCAATACGGTCGTTGGGACGCCCCGCAATAAAATTGTTCGCCACTTTTTTTGCAGCTTCCAAACGGCTCGGAACAAAGTCACGGGCCAGCATGCTGCCTGAAATATCAATAGCCATCACAATGTCAACACCTTCACTTGCCAGGATGCTTTTTGAGAGGACAGTTTGTGGCCTTGCCAGCGCTACTATCAATGCGGCGAATGCAATCATCCGCAAGAAAAATAAACTGTGCCGCAAGTATAGTCCGGGTGTGCCCGGCGCATTCAGAAAAAACGAGGTAGTGGAAAATTGCAGCGATGGCTGTTGTGATTTGTGTCTCCAGATGTACCAAACAGTCAATAGTGGAATACTGTTGAGTAACCAAAACCATTCAGGGTTTGCAAATTGGATCATGCTTGAAGTTCCTCCTGAACCGTACTCAACGTTGCCGGTTTTGTTTTTTGCACAAATTCTTTTACGGTATCCAGCATATGAAGATGAACTGTTTCGGCTGGCTCTGCTTTCGCAAATTTCACAAGATCGGCGACGTGAAGATTTTCATTTAATTGCTGCAATAAATTTTCGTCTATGGATTTTTTCCGAAGTGAGGTAATAATTTCATGCGTTGTATTTTCGAGTGCAGGCAAGCCAAGACCTGCTTCCATATATTCACGGAGTATTTGTGTGATTTCAACGTAGAATTGCTTGATACGTTTGTGTTCCCAAGGTTTGTCCATTTCGAGTTTACGCAGGAGATCATCCGCTTTTTCGTGAGGTAACCTTGTATCCATGTCTTGTAAAGCGGAATGAACAGTTTTTCGTTTTTTTTCTTTCAGGAAGTACCAACCTGCAATGATGAGAATCAGTAAAAAAAGAAGCGGAATGAGGTACCACAAAAGATTTGGTTTCGCGGTAGCGATTGAAAACGGTGGTTTTATCAGGCGCACAGTTGCTGTTGTATCTACTGCAACTGAAGTAATATAAACCGATAACGGTTCAGTAATCACAGTATCGGTTATGCCGTTTTCCAGGAAATAACTGGCAATCGGAGGAATAAGCAATACACCTGTATCGAAAGAAGTAACGGTGATGGTTCTGTTTTCAGTGAGAAAATCTTTTTGTTGAATGGAATCGATTGCTGATTCAGATAGTTTTTCAAAGTGTACCGAATTGATCATCACCGGAATATTCCACAACATCTTCGTATTGTAAGAATGTTCAGCGGATAATTGAATGTTGATCCAGTCACCAACCGGATAATTAGTTGAATCAAGTGTAGCAGTGATGCGAATAGACTGACTTTGTAGGAGCAGGCATGGAGCAACGATGAACATTGCAGTGAACCAATATTTTATGCTGATCGTACTCCTCAAGTCCGGATGATTGATATGATTTATATTCTTTTGGTTCTTCGTTCAAACAGCATCATTAATGCACGAATGTAATTGTCATGTGTATTGATGCTCACATAATCAATACCACTTCTCTGAAAAGTGGAAGTAACTGCTTGCAGATGGTCTGCATACTTTTTTGCATACTGTTTTTTTATGGTACCGCCTGAAGTGTCAATACATTTAATTTTTCCAGTCTCGGCATCCTGTACCTGTAGCAATCCCATTTCCGGCAGTACAGTTTCACCATGATCAAAAACGTGAATGCCGATTATGTCATGTTTGCGGGCTGCGATGTGAAGCATCGGTTCATAATTGTCAGTCATAAAATCAGACAACAAAAACACCACGCTGCGTTTCCTGATCACATTGTTGAGGTAATTGAGTGCCACTGTAAGATTGGTTCCTTTGGAAGCGGGAATAAGGTCAACAAGCTCCCGGATGATGCGTAAAATATGTGAGTTTCCTTTTTTGGGTGGAATGAATTTTTCAATCTTGTCGCTGAAAAGAATGACACCCACTTTATCATTGTTGCGGATTGCTGAATTTGCCAGCACTGCACTCACTTCTGTAATCAGGTCACGCTTTAACTGGCTTTGTGTGCCGAACATGGATGACCGGCTGACATCCACTATCAGTATCACTGCCAGTTCGCGTTCTTCTTCAAATACTTTAACATAAGGATGATTCATACGTGCAGTCACATTCCAGTCGATGGAGCGAATTTCATCCCCTGCCTCGTATTCGCGTACTTCACTGAACGAAATGCCGCGGCCTTTGAAAGCACTGTGGTATTCACCGGAAAACAATTGACTGACGAGGCCTTTTGTTTTGATTTCTATTTTCCTGACTTTTTTTAAGAGTTCAGTGGTTTCCACAGTAAAAGTCCGAAGGGTTTGAAATGTTTGAAAAGTTTATGTTGTTGTGTCTGCTTTTTGACATCTTGTGTCTTAAGTCCAAGTCCTCACCTCCACTGCTAAGGCACTTCGACCGTGCGAATAATTTCACGGATGATCTCATCGGTGGTTACATTTTCAGCTTCCGCTTCGTAGGTGATGCCAATACGATGACGGAGTACATCTAGGCAGACATTTTTTATGTCGTCAGGAATTACAAAGGCACGGTGCTGCATGAAAGCAAGGGATTTTGCAGCCAGCGCAATGTTAATACTGCCACGCGGCGAACTGCCATAACGCAGCAGATTTTTCAATTTCGGTAACTTATATTCAGCAGGATTCCGGGTGGCAAAAACAATATCGATAATGTACTGTTCAATTTTTTCATCCATATACACATCACGCACCAAATGCCTGGCGCGCAATATATCAGCCGGTGAGATAACCGGTTGAATGATTATTGGATCGTCTGCAATATTCTGACGAATGATCAATCGTTCATCTTCTTTTTCGGGATAGCTCATGATCACTTTCATAATGAAACGATCAGCCTGCGCTTCCGGTAACGGATAGGTTCCTTCCTGCTCCAATGGATTCTGAGTTGCCAAAACGAGAAAGGGTTCTTCCAGCGAATAGGTGTGTTCGCCGATAGTTACCTGTCGTTCCTGCATGGCCTGCAACAATGCACTCTGCACTTTCGCGGAAGCACGGTTGATTTCATCTGCCAGAATCAAATTGGCGAAAATGGGACCTTGCTTTACGGTGAATTCATTTTTTTGCTGGTTGTAGATCATGGTGCCTAACACATCAGCCGGTAAGAGGTCAGGTGTAAATTGAATGCGACTAAACTTAGCTCGTATGGCCGATGCAAGCGTTTTTATAGCAAGTGTTTTAGCGAGCCCTGGAACACCTTCCAGCAAAACATGCCCGTTAGACAGTAATGCAAGTATGAGACGGTCCACCATGTATTGCTGACCTACTATTACTTTACCCAATTCATTTCTCAATGAATCAACAAAGGTGCTCTCCTGTTGAATTTTATCTCCCAGCTCTTTTATTATGGTAGTTGCCATCTTACAAATTGAATATTGATGAAGATGGTAAATTTATGAATTGAGGATGAATGAGCGAAATGGTTTTCTGGAGGATAATTTATTTGGGTTTCGCAGTGCCCACTTATTAATTGATATCTATAAACCTGAACAAATGAATTTAATCGGGCGCACTGATAAAAATGAGGACCAATAGGAACTATTTCACCACTTCACCGCCACAACTGGAACCTGCACCGGCAGTGCAGCCATAACAATGCTGAGAGACGATAATTTCGCGACGGTTTAAATAATTGAGATCTAAATTTTTAATGTGCATGGCATCACCTTCACCGATTTTCAGATCGAGCATCTGGTTGAAATCGCAGTCATATAAATAACCATCCCAGCTAACGGAAAGTGTGTTGCGACACATTAATCCGTTCACCGTTGCCGGATTGAATGCGGCTAATAATTTTTCCAGATAAGATTCATAATTGCCACTTGTGATCAGGAAATCAAGAAAACGGCTGATAGGCATATTGGTAATCGTGAATAAATGGTTGAATACGACATCAAATTCTTCATGCAGCACTTTTTTAAATTGTGCTTCCAGGACCTGTTGTCCAGATGAAAGAAATGCACCTGTTGGATTATACACAAGATTCAATATAAGCCCACTTGCTGCTTTACCATAGCCTACCGCATTCAGCAACTTCATTGCTTTTACAGAGGCAGCGAATACGCCTTCACCACGCTGTCTATCTGTCCGGTCTGCATTGTAAAAGGGCAACGAACTCACGACTTCTATCTTATGCTCAGCGAAAAACTCCGGCAGGTCATTGTATTTTTTATTGGAAAAAATGACAGTGAGGTTGCAACGATTCATCACCTTAACACCGAGTTGCGTACACTCTTTAACAAACCAACGGAAGTGCGGATTTAATTCAGGAGCGCCACCGGTAATATCCACTGTTGAAATACCTGAGGTACGCACTGCTTCCAGACATTGTTCCAACGTTTCCCTTGACATGATCTCTTTGCGATCCGGCCCGGCATCTACATGACAATGTTTGCAGGTTTGATTGCACAACTTGCCCACATTTATCTGCAATATGTCAATGCCCGTTGGTTTTAGCGGATAAAATCCCAACGTTTTCAGTTTTTCTTTAAAAGGGGTAATTGCAGCAGACTGCACCACTTCATCCAGCAATTGTAACTGCCGGCCGGATTGTGAAAGTTCATGGTGCTGCGCAAGTAAAGATTTCATTGATGGTATTTGAAAATGGATTTAAAATGATGTGCCGATGATTTGATGTGCCGATGTATGCATGAGACAATGTGTGTTGACTGTTGTTTGTTGACTGTTGTGAGTTTTCTGTTGTCCAGCTAACAATTCACTATTACTACGACTGACTAGTGAACTAATGTCTAATGACCAATTACTAACGACTCAGGACTAACGACCAATGACCAATGACTCGCTACTCACTATTCCCTCACATCGTTAATTCCTTCACCTTATTCATCATCTGTGTTGCATGAACAAGGGACGAACCTCCACGAATGGCTGCTGCAACATGCACAGCTTCCATCATCTGTTCTTCAGTGCAACCTTTTGCAAGTGTATCTTCCGAATAGGCATCAATGCAATAGGGACATTGAACCGCATGTGCAACGGCAAGTGCAATCAACGATTTTTCGCGGGCTGTAAGAGCACCTTCGGCAAACACATCACCATACCAGCTAAAAAATTTATCTGCCAGTGGTTTGTCGAACTCGCCAATGTTACTGAATTTTTTGAGGTCTTCCGGATTGTAATAGGTTTTCATCTGTTGGTATAGGTTGTTTGGTTGTATTTTCTTTTTCTTATTGCAGTATCCGGATGCTTTGCCTCTTCCATTTTCAATTAATTCTTCATCATTTCTTTCATAACTCCTTCACCAGATTTTCGAAGAGGTTGGTCAAATGTAATTCTGCTTTTCCTGCTGTTTCAATAATCTCAGCAATGTTTACCGGTCTTAAATGATCAGGGTCACATTCATCAGTAATTACTGAAACGGCGGCTACCGGCAGCGACATGTGATTGGCAACAATCACTTCAGGCACAGTGGACATGCCTACAGCATCTGCGCCAATCATTCTCAGAAAGCGGTATTCTGCTCTTGTTTCAAGGTTCGGTCCATTCACGGCCACGTAAACACCTTTATAAAGCGGGAGGTTCATTTGCACTGCACAATGTTCCATTTTTCTAATCATCGCCGCATCATAGGGACAACTCATGTCCGGATAGCGTGGTCCTAATTCCTCATGGTTTTTTCCTGTTAAGGGATTAAATGGCTGCATATTGATGTGGTCATCAATTATCATCAGCGATCCTTTTTTTATAGCAGGATTCAATCCGCCTGCAGCATTGGAGATCAGCAATTGTTGAATGCCAAGTTGTTTCAATACCCTTACGGGAAAGGTGATTTGCTGAATCGAATAGTTTTCATACAAATGAAATCTTCCCTGTAAAGCCACTACTTTTTTTCCGCCCAGAGTGCCATAGATCATTTTTCCTTTGTGATATTCCACGGTGGAAAGGGGAAAATGCGGAATGTCACGGTAGTCAATTTCAACTTCCTTGTTTATTCGTGTGACGAGATTTCCCAGGCCTGTTCCCAAAATGATACCCACCTGAGGGTCGGTTACATTTTTTGATTGGATAAAATGCACTGTTTCCTTTAATTGTTCTAACAAGTTCATCCGTAAATTGAATTTGATTGTTCAGGAAAAATCGGAGCTCTCAATTTTCCCATTATGGACTCAGAAAAATGCCGCTGGATAAAAATTAAATTTCAGCAAAGTTCTCTTTTGTAATTTCAGGAGGCGATATTTCTTACCGAATCAAGATCTGCTTCCGTATCTATATCAGTTAATTCCTTCAGTAACTTGTACGAGCCGTTGATGTTGCGAATGTCGACAAGCGTATCATGGAATACCTCATCTGAGCTCCATCTTTTATTTTTAAATACAGCCGCATACAACGTGGCCATGCCAAGGAGGTAGTAGCCACCATCATGTGATGGACCAATTACAAAGTTATTCGCAGGCAAAGCCGCAAATGCTTCGTTAATTATTTTTGGGGTGATGTCAAAACAATCGCTGCCGATCACAATCGCTTTGCGGTAGCCTTTGCTGAAAGCATATTTGAATGCATTCGTCATTCGTTTGCCGAGATCACTGCCTTCCTGCACTTTTTTATCAAAGACATTTTCTTCCCAGATATCATCCGCAATTATTTCATCGGAATAAAAAACAATCTTATCAACGGCCAGCTTTTGCGTTACCTTATGAGTGTGGTCAAGCAGTTGCCGGTAAATTTCAAGTGCTTTCTCTTCACCCATTGTCTTTGCCAACCGGGTTTTCACCTTTCCGGGAACCGGGTTTTTCACAAAAATCATCAATAAACTATCGTGCTTTTTCATGGTGCTTCGTTTAAACTCCAATCATAATTTAAATAATGGATGGAAGCAGTGGCGGAAATCCGGGTTGCTGACCATTCATTCAAAAAATTAATCACGCTGCCCTTTTGTATGAAATCTTTTTGATACCAGTTAAAGATTTCAGAAATATCAATCTGAGTGGCCGTTATTTTATTCTTTGAAGCATCATTGATAAATAATTTCGTCATACTGTTCAGTTGTACGTCAAGCTTATCAGGAAGATACGCGCCATTCAATAGCTTCGGACATGATTTGGAAGCGCAGTTAATAGCAAAATGAATACGTGGATCAGTAAACTTTTTTCTTAACACATCATTTTCAATGTTATTCAATGCGTATTTCTTTTCACCAACTGAAATAAAAGCATCATCCCACGGTTTGCCATTGGCAATATCACGAATGCTTTTCAAAGGGTAATGTTCAAGAACGAGTTGAATGGTGGCAGCATTATACAGATTGATCCAATACGCTAACTGTTCGTTTTTGGTCGCGGTGACAGCAGGTTCACTCTTGCCAAGGCCGGCGGTGAACGACCGAAGTGTTCCAAGTTCGGGCTTCATGTTTTTGTAGTTCACTTCGCCTGTGGCTGACACATTTTTCTTCAGCCATTGATCCCACCATTCATAACCAGCAGCATTTGAATCAATAGGGCTATACCCAACGGTTGATTCAGGAGACCAATACAGGAGCGAAGAGAAGAGAAGAATAAAAATCATTGTGCAGATCGTTCCCCGTATTTTAACTTGCAGTCAGGAAAAGAATGGTGACGGAAGCAAAGAAAGATAATTCCCTCCTGATCACCATAATTTTTTCCTGCATCAAAGAAATGTTTGCATTTTGTTGATGCTGCACCTGAAAGGAAGTAAAAGAGTTTCCGGGTATCACAATTAGCACTGCATTAAATAGATGGCTGATTCAGCAAATACCAATCAAAGCAACCTGTGAATTAATTTTTAAAGTCAATTGAAATTTCTATATGCCTGTTTACCCTTCTCACATAAAGTCGAAGCTGCCTAAAACGGGCACCACCATTTTTACCATTATGTCAGCATTGGCGCATGAACACAATGCCATCAACCTTTCGCAGGGATTTCCTGATTTTTTGTGTGACGAAAGGCTCATTGAACTGGTGGAGCAATTCATGCGGAAGGGACTGAACCAATATGCACCAATGGCCGGCATCCTTCCATTGCGTGAAGCGATTGCGGAGAAAGTTGAAAAAATATATTCGGCAAAATATGATGCTGATAAAGAAATCACTGTTACGGCCGGCGGTACTGAAGCGATCTATGCAGCGATTACAGCCGTGGTGGAAGAAGATGATGAAGTGATCATTTTTGAACCTGCCTATGATTGTTACGCGCCTTCTGTTGAACTGAATGGCGGTGTGCCGATTTATGTGGAGCTCGAACCGCCTTCCTATGAGATTGATTGGAACGATGTGAAAAAACTTATCAATCAGCGCACGAAAATGATCATCATCAATACGCCGCAGAATCCGAGTGGCATGGTGATGACTGTTCAGGACATGAAGCAGTTGCAGAAGCTCACTCAGAATACAGACATCATTATCCTGAGTGATGAAGTGTATGAGCACATTATCTTCGATGGCAATGAACATCAGAGTGTAATGCGGTATCCGAAACTCGCGGAACGCAGCTTCGTGGTTTTTTCATTTGGTAAAACATATCACAACACGGGTTGGAAGATGGGCTATTGCCTGGCACCTGCAGAACTGATGCGGGAATTTCGCAAGGCGCACCAGTTCATTGTATTTTCTGCCAACACACCCATTCAATATGCTTTTACTGAAATGATGAAAGATCCGTCGCACTATTTGGGGCTTCGCGAATTTTATGAAGCAAAGCGCGACTACTTTTTAAAGTTGATGGAGGGTTCCCGTTTCAAAGCAAAACCTGCTTCCGGAAGTTACTTTCAGATGTTGGGTTACAAAGGAATCAGCAATGAGAAAGACACCGAGTTTGCCATGCGCCTAACAAAAGAAATTGGCGTGGCAGCTATTCCTACGTCAGTGTTTTATCATCATGCTGTAGACAGGAAGATGTTGCGGTTTTGTTTTGCGAAAGAAAATGAAACCCTGGAAAAAGCGGCAGAACGATTAATGAAGATTTGAAAAAATTCTGCAAAATTCCGGATGCTTCCTTGATGTAGTAGAGCTGAGTAGGATGATATAAGATACACTATATATTAAAGCTTTCATTTGTGCAGCTCAATTTTCATTTTCCTAATTTTAGTGCAGCATGTTTAAGGGAGAAAATATAAAGATGTTTTACCTGCAGGATGTTTTCCTGCTGCCCATCTATTTGGTCATCATCCTGATTTTTGCCTATCTGTATCGCAATTTTGTTTATAATCAGTCACCGTTGAAAAAATATTTTATCCCGGGGATGATGGTAAAAATTATGGGAGGACTGGGAGTCGGGTTTATTTATGTCTTTTATTACGATGGTGGAGACACTTCCTATTATTTTCGGGATTCTCAGGTTTTTAATAATTCCATCAATGATTCTTTTAGCACTTTTTTCAAATTACTTTTCCTTCCCGCTA
The genomic region above belongs to Chitinophagaceae bacterium and contains:
- a CDS encoding arsenite methyltransferase translates to METNEKLKQQVKKTYSEIATQEKTVNASSCCGATGCSGEVYNIMAEDYSQLKGYNPDADLGLGCGLPTQFAKIKKGDVVIDLGSGAGNDCFVARAETGETGKVIGIDMTTAMIERARTNAENLGFHNVEFRLGEIEHLPVTSNVADVVVSNCVLNLVPDKEKAFAEIFRVLKPGGHFSISDIVLVGVLPEKLLKTAEMYAGCVSGAVQKETYLHFIRNSGFENVTLQKERLITIPDDILSAYLTEEELNTYKNSGVGIHSITVFAEKKTDMKGITNSCCDKTICCQ
- a CDS encoding winged helix-turn-helix transcriptional regulator; the protein is MATHKKDAFSLKENELAAFAKALSHPARIAILKTIATHNTCICGEIVEVLPLAQSTVSQHLKELLNAGLIEGTVDGPKSCYCINWKTFNKFSESFNSFFNKAKAMNERCC
- a CDS encoding tetratricopeptide repeat protein, whose product is MKINLKNCYPFLLQLSLFIMFSHPVQSQTAEQFIYKGNTAYNAGNFSEAQHLYQQAMENDAAHQFPQIQFNLGNALFQQKKYREAIQQFRQLADANVETSLKAASSYNAGNSYFEQKNYAAALAAYKNTLRLNPRDEDARYNLTLVNALLATKQVSDKSAAQKPKEIFQPPPAQQLTPEEQRRLLDELNAAENKTMQQLPKKLQQKKKNTKDW
- a CDS encoding VWA domain-containing protein; this encodes MEITQPYYLFALLLIPVAVLFFIRYRNWRNKVLLQFGEQELVTQLIPGNSIIRPVLKLSLQLTAFALIIFGLANLQSGSSSRTIHHEGIDLAIVLDVSNSMLATDAKPDRLEVAKKFAAQLIEQMPEARIALITFAAVPVLQTPLTIDHSAAQLLLNTITTDAVPEQGSDIGAALQEGIQALPENLQHYRAIVLISDGEDQEEALKQAMETVEKNQIVVCTAGIGSESGTTIPVTENGITTEKKDEQGNLVITRFNPEVLNAIAKSSNGIFVKLTSRDNEAVRKMVLHLDAINKNKFDEQLLVQYESKFQWLLLPALLLLFIDLLISNKKITWFRKRKPL
- a CDS encoding VWA domain-containing protein, with the protein product MIQFANPEWFWLLNSIPLLTVWYIWRHKSQQPSLQFSTTSFFLNAPGTPGLYLRHSLFFLRMIAFAALIVALARPQTVLSKSILASEGVDIVMAIDISGSMLARDFVPSRLEAAKKVANNFIAGRPNDRIGVVFFAGEAYTGCPVTIDHNALQQIITTVKTGSVEDGTAIGLGLGTAANRLMESTSPEKIIILVTDGENNAGTVKPLEAAQLVKSLNIHTYCIGIFSLASENKPATTHDSTYIAIGGPTAETTLLQIAEITGGKYFRAGNEKSLQQIYHQIDALEKTKVDVTTFNRYTDQFLLLAIIAAIALVAEIILRYTYFRTAP
- a CDS encoding DUF58 domain-containing protein, with product METTELLKKVRKIEIKTKGLVSQLFSGEYHSAFKGRGISFSEVREYEAGDEIRSIDWNVTARMNHPYVKVFEEERELAVILIVDVSRSSMFGTQSQLKRDLITEVSAVLANSAIRNNDKVGVILFSDKIEKFIPPKKGNSHILRIIRELVDLIPASKGTNLTVALNYLNNVIRKRSVVFLLSDFMTDNYEPMLHIAARKHDIIGIHVFDHGETVLPEMGLLQVQDAETGKIKCIDTSGGTIKKQYAKKYADHLQAVTSTFQRSGIDYVSINTHDNYIRALMMLFERRTKRI
- a CDS encoding MoxR family ATPase gives rise to the protein MATTIIKELGDKIQQESTFVDSLRNELGKVIVGQQYMVDRLILALLSNGHVLLEGVPGLAKTLAIKTLASAIRAKFSRIQFTPDLLPADVLGTMIYNQQKNEFTVKQGPIFANLILADEINRASAKVQSALLQAMQERQVTIGEHTYSLEEPFLVLATQNPLEQEGTYPLPEAQADRFIMKVIMSYPEKEDERLIIRQNIADDPIIIQPVISPADILRARHLVRDVYMDEKIEQYIIDIVFATRNPAEYKLPKLKNLLRYGSSPRGSINIALAAKSLAFMQHRAFVIPDDIKNVCLDVLRHRIGITYEAEAENVTTDEIIREIIRTVEVP
- the arsS gene encoding arsenosugar biosynthesis radical SAM protein ArsS (Some members of this family are selenoproteins.); amino-acid sequence: MKSLLAQHHELSQSGRQLQLLDEVVQSAAITPFKEKLKTLGFYPLKPTGIDILQINVGKLCNQTCKHCHVDAGPDRKEIMSRETLEQCLEAVRTSGISTVDITGGAPELNPHFRWFVKECTQLGVKVMNRCNLTVIFSNKKYNDLPEFFAEHKIEVVSSLPFYNADRTDRQRGEGVFAASVKAMKLLNAVGYGKAASGLILNLVYNPTGAFLSSGQQVLEAQFKKVLHEEFDVVFNHLFTITNMPISRFLDFLITSGNYESYLEKLLAAFNPATVNGLMCRNTLSVSWDGYLYDCDFNQMLDLKIGEGDAMHIKNLDLNYLNRREIIVSQHCYGCTAGAGSSCGGEVVK
- a CDS encoding carboxymuconolactone decarboxylase family protein; protein product: MKTYYNPEDLKKFSNIGEFDKPLADKFFSWYGDVFAEGALTAREKSLIALAVAHAVQCPYCIDAYSEDTLAKGCTEEQMMEAVHVAAAIRGGSSLVHATQMMNKVKELTM
- a CDS encoding purine-nucleoside phosphorylase — translated: MLEQLKETVHFIQSKNVTDPQVGIILGTGLGNLVTRINKEVEIDYRDIPHFPLSTVEYHKGKMIYGTLGGKKVVALQGRFHLYENYSIQQITFPVRVLKQLGIQQLLISNAAGGLNPAIKKGSLMIIDDHINMQPFNPLTGKNHEELGPRYPDMSCPYDAAMIRKMEHCAVQMNLPLYKGVYVAVNGPNLETRAEYRFLRMIGADAVGMSTVPEVIVANHMSLPVAAVSVITDECDPDHLRPVNIAEIIETAGKAELHLTNLFENLVKEL